One genomic window of Papilio machaon chromosome 17, ilPapMach1.1, whole genome shotgun sequence includes the following:
- the LOC123721912 gene encoding uncharacterized protein LOC123721912 isoform X1, which produces MHQITNLDDMLKSLWEIDTTSKRKLTQDEQICEELFQNTTSRSSNGRYIVQLPFKTDNPKSMEGNSREIALRRFKQLEITTEELNQALLICIKKDQSEHFSDDIRNIMMFEYVKPTSHLKTLNPFLDKERVIRVGGRLRHANLSEDSKHPIILDSKSKLTALIVADAHRKTLHGGLQLMLSYLRTKYWIIRAKSIVKSHIFKCLICAKLRAKTRSQLMGDLPSQRVTPSRPFLNSGVDFAGPFNILMSKGKGIRTSKAYIAIFICLSTKAIHLELVSDLTSEAFIAAFKRFVSRRGHCAQMWSDQGRTFIAANRELKESLDEANLESLHKQTANTLAMDGTQWHFIPPYSPTFGGLWEAGVKSMKGHLKRVLTTNLTFEEMSTLLCQVEACLNSRPLTPIDDSDVDNVDPLTPGHFLIGEALKIVPTPNLTNINFNLHTRWLYTQKLLNDFWHRWQQEYLTRLQQRPKWLKIKKEFSINDIVLIKQDNMPPGKWMLGRILNKHPGPDGITRVYSVKCGDSVTKRNVLKLCHLPINIDS; this is translated from the coding sequence atgcATCAAATTACAAACCTAGATGATATGTTAAAATCACTATGGGAAATAGATACAACTTCTAAAAGGAAATTAACGCAAGATGAACAAATTTGTGAAGAATTATTTCAGAATACAACATCAAGAAGTAGCAATGGCAGATACATTGTACAATTACCTTTCAAAACAGACAATCCTAAATCCATGGAAGGAAATAGTCGAGAGATAGCATTGAGAAGATTCAAACAATTAGAAATTACAACAGAAGAATTAAATCAAGCTTTAttaatctgtataaaaaaggATCAGAGCGAACATTTCAGTGATGACATAAGAAATATCATGATGTTTGAATATGTCAAACCAACCAGTCACCTTAAAACTTTGAACCCTTTTCTTGACAAAGAAAGAGTTATCAGAGTTGGAGGAAGATTGCGTCATGCAAACTTAAGTGAAGACAGTAAACATCCAATTATACTCGACTCCAAGTCTAAACTTACCGCACTTATTGTAGCTGATGCACACAGAAAAACTTTACATGGTGGATTGCAACTCATGCTTTCATATTTGAGAACGAAATATTGGATTATAAGAGCAAAAAGCATTGTtaaatcacatatttttaaatgcttaatTTGTGCAAAACTTCGAGCCAAAACAAGAAGTCAACTCATGGGTGATCTACCGAGTCAGCGAGTAACTCCATCACGACCTTTTCTCAACAGCGGCGTAGATTTCGCGGGACCATTCAACATCCTCATGTCCAAGGGCAAGGGCATTCGCACAAGCAAGGCTTacattgctatatttatttgtttatctacAAAGGCTATACACCTAGAATTGGTGAGCGACTTAACTTCAGAAGCTTTTATTGCAGCATTCAAACGTTTTGTGTCGCGCAGAGGGCATTGTGCTCAGATGTGGAGCGATCAGGGTAGAACTTTTATTGCTGCAAATAGAGAACTAAAGGAGTCCCTAGATGAAGCTAATTTAGAATCATTACATAAACAAACTGCAAACACCTTGGCTATGGATGGTACTCAGTGGCATTTCATTCCTCCCTACAGTCCAACATTCGGTGGACTCTGGGAAGCTGGAGTCAAATCAATGAAAGGTCATTTGAAGAGGGTTTTGACAACAAATTTAACATTCGAAGAAATGAGCACACTTTTGTGTCAAGTAGAAGCTTGTCTCAATTCTCGGCCGTTGACACCAATAGATGACAGTGATGTAGATAATGTGGACCCGCTGACACCAGgacattttttaattggaGAAGCCCTTAAAATTGTTCCTACACCTAATTTaactaacattaattttaatttacatactaGATGGCTTTATACAcagaaacttttaaatgatttttggcATCGATGGCAACAAGAATATCTAACAAGATTACAACAAAGACCTAAAtggttgaaaattaaaaaggaattttcaattaatgatattgtattaataaaacaagataatATGCCTCCGGGGAAGTGGATGCTGGGGCGCATACTCAACAAACATCCTGGACCAGACGG